Proteins from one Drosophila gunungcola strain Sukarami chromosome 3R, Dgunungcola_SK_2, whole genome shotgun sequence genomic window:
- the LOC128266680 gene encoding nose resistant to fluoxetine protein 6, whose protein sequence is MARATVVLLISGLAMVSALDLGPELNGGIELGVRDYQRLNKLRHLSEDFFSHYQNVTLEDLVPEGRLPTVQDLQCYAEFAQLTAGLATGSLWAFKMIDSWGSVPAGILKGHLKDLGHYDECVAIEQTLESSHTLHGKYCLASLPLQPLLGNSTMMKISVQTAVCFPASCSASNMDTLLRRLLKQLVGLELSNNQTLVGESSCKTSEREAYDAVTIFTIVLLSVFGGLVALATLYDYFLCEDQKKLPALLKVFSARANSRSLFRITTEPSPNVIECLHGIRGMSLIWVFLGHDYVIGITSPNINTYDVYTWAKTPFMNIIYEGVFAVDSFFFISGMLVAMVALRSMERAKGKLNIPLMYLHRYLRLTPILAVSILVYLKLLPLMGDGPLFGNWNFDSYDSCNDNWYWTLLYIQNYAADQQCLLHAWYLAIDMQLYILAPALLIIVYKWGKKGAAVVLLLLLGLAAYLFGTMVINNNSLIFSGVGVGPDGYREDLTDLTHNRASGWLVGFLFGYFLHTIRGKAIRLSRPAVWLGWLTCLALLFTCIFAMHPYGKAKSQTLPILNEAFYVSLSRIAWPLGLSWVVFACMQGYGGLANSFLSSPLWQPLSKLSFCVYMGHLLILNLNGGRTRVNTYFSNYDLMLRFWHDFGFSVLLAYVMHILIEAPCGGLESLILPNRRPAPQPELQPAESSLEPNPSPADVEKQAPDPVNGSAAASAPHLESKTEIESNTTS, encoded by the exons ATGGCGAGAGCCACAGTAGTGCTGCTTATTTCTGGCCTGGCCATGGTCAGTGCCCTCGACTTGGGCCCGGAGTTGAACGGAGGCATCGAACTGGGTGTAAGGGACTACCAACGCCTGAACAAGCTGCGGCACTTGTCGGAGGACTTCTTTAGCCACTACCAGAACGTAACCTTGGAGGACTTGGTGCCCGAGGGACGGCTGCCCACAGTCCAGGACCTGCAGTGTTATGCGGAATTCGCCCAGCTGACCGCCGGTCTGGCCACTGGCAGTCTTTGGGCCTTCAAAA TGATTGACTCCTGGGGATCGGTACCGGCCGGTATCCTGAAGGGCCACCTCAAGGATCTGGGCCACTACGACGAGTGCGTGGCCATCGAGCAGACCCTGGAATCGAGCCACACTCTGCACGGGAAGTACTGCCTGGCCAGTCTGCCCCTGCAGCCATTGCTTGGCAACTCCACCATGATGAAGATCAGTGTCCAGACGGCCGTTTGCTTTCCCGCCTCCTGCTCAGCCAGCAACATGGACACtctgctgcggcggctgctCAAGCAACTAGTCGGTCTGGAGCTGAGTAACAACCAAACCCTGGTCGGGGAAAGCTCCTGCAAAACTTCGGAGCGTGAAGCCTACGATGCTGTAACCATTTTCACAAT CGTTCTTCTGTCTGTGTTTGGTGGTTTGGTGGCCCTGGCCACTCTCTACGACTATTTCCTGTGTGAGGATCAAA aaaaactgCCCGCCCTTCTGAAGGTTTTTTCTGCGCGTGCCAATTCTCGGTCGCTATTCCGCATCACCACCGAACCCAGTCCCAACGTGATTGAGTGTCTGCATGGAATTCGTGGAATGTCCCTCATTTGGGTGTTCTTGGGTCACGACTACGTAATTGGCATCACGTCACCCAATATAAACACGTACGATGTGTATACT tGGGCGAAAACCCCTTTTATGAACATCATCTATGAGGGCGTGTTCGCAGTGGACAGCTTCTTCTTCATCAGCGGTATGCTCGTCGCAATGGTCGCCCTGCGTTCGATGGAAAG GGCCAAGGGTAAGCTGAACATTCCGCTAATGTACCTTCATCGCTATCTGCGCCTCACGCCCATCCTGGCCGTATCTATCCTGGTCTACCTGAAGCTGCTGCCGCTCATGGGCGACGGTCCGCTGTTCGGCAACTGGAACTTTGATAGCTACGATAGCTGCAACGACAACTGGTACTGGACCCTGCTCTACATTCAGAACTACGCTGCTGATCAGCAA TGTTTGCTTCACGCCTGGTACCTGGCCATCGATATGCAGCTGTACATCCTTGCGCCCGCCCTGCTGATCATCGTGTACAAGTGGGGCAAGAAGGGTGCCGCGGTGGtcctgctgcttctgctgggACTGGCTGCCTATCTGTTCGGCACTATGGTGATCAATAACAACTCTTT GATATTCTCTGGAGTCGGAGTGGGCCCGGACGGCTACAGAGAGGATCTGACGGACCTCACCCACAATAGGGCCTCTGGCTGGCTGGTCGGCTTCCTGTTCGGCTACTTCCTGCACACGATTCGCGGCAAAGCCATCAGGCTGAGTCGTCCTGCCGTCTGGCTGGGGTGGCTCACCTGTCTGGCCCTGCTGTTCACCTGCATCTTCGCCATGCATCCGTACGGCAAGGCCAAGTCCCAGACACTGCCCATCCTCAACGAGGCCTTCTACGTCTCGCTCTCGCGAATCGCCTGGCCACTGGGCCTCAGTTGGGTGGTCTTTGCCTGCATGCAAGGATACGGCGGACTGGCCAACTCCTTCCTCAGCTCGCCGCTGTGGCAGCCCCTGTCGAAGCTCTCCTTCTGCGTCTACATGGGGCACCTGCTGATCCTGAACCTCAATGGTGGGCGCACGCGGGTCAACACCTACTTCTCGAACTACGACCTT ATGCTGCGTTTCTGGCACGACTTTGGTTTTTCGGTCTTGCTCGCCTATGTCATGCACATTTTGATCGAAGCTCCCTGCGGCGGTTTGGAGAGTCTTATCCTGCCCAACCGAAGACCAGCTCCCCAGCCAGAGCTGCAGCCTGCTGAATCCTCCCTGGAGCCGAACCCATCGCCAGCTGATGTAGAAAAGCAAGCCCCAGATCCTGTGAACGGCAGTGCAGCGGCTTCAGCTCCGCATCTGGAAAGCAAGACTGAAATAGAAAGCAACACCACTAGTTAA